In Anabaena sphaerica FACHB-251, a single window of DNA contains:
- a CDS encoding serine hydrolase: MVFFNKDEQLENLGNEILEATWSNFASLAHNQIALTWIVYDPPVPVNTGGALTPDAFWTHPVRGFSYRGGERIYPASVVKLVYLVAVHEWLEKGMTNTSKELERALGDMIVDSSNDATSLVVDILSGTTSGPELPNGPFETWKYQRNIINRYYQSLGWEEMTSINVCQKTWGDGPYGRERAFYGEMFENRNMLTTNATARLLHSIVGGVAVSSGRSQSMMSLLKRSLNPDELPQDVEEDQITGFLGSGLPQNSQIWSKAGWTSSVRHDAAYIELPDQRPYLLVVFTEGKEQAKSREILPFVSGKIAEAVSNL, from the coding sequence ATGGTTTTTTTCAATAAAGACGAACAACTAGAAAATCTCGGTAATGAAATTTTAGAGGCTACTTGGTCTAACTTTGCAAGTTTAGCCCATAACCAAATTGCTTTAACATGGATTGTGTATGATCCTCCTGTTCCTGTAAATACAGGTGGTGCATTGACTCCTGACGCTTTTTGGACTCATCCCGTGAGAGGATTTAGTTATCGTGGTGGAGAACGCATCTATCCCGCTAGTGTAGTCAAGTTGGTTTATTTAGTAGCGGTTCATGAATGGTTAGAAAAAGGAATGACTAACACTTCCAAGGAATTAGAAAGAGCCTTGGGTGATATGATTGTTGACTCTAGTAATGATGCTACCAGTTTAGTTGTTGATATTCTCAGCGGTACTACTTCTGGACCAGAGTTACCCAATGGACCTTTTGAAACTTGGAAATATCAACGCAATATTATTAACCGCTATTATCAGTCCTTGGGTTGGGAAGAAATGACGAGTATTAACGTCTGTCAAAAAACTTGGGGTGATGGTCCCTATGGAAGAGAAAGGGCGTTTTATGGGGAAATGTTTGAAAATCGCAATATGCTAACTACCAATGCTACTGCCAGATTATTGCATAGTATCGTGGGTGGGGTGGCGGTGTCCAGTGGGCGATCGCAATCTATGATGTCTTTACTCAAACGCAGTCTTAACCCTGATGAGTTACCCCAAGATGTGGAAGAAGACCAGATTACAGGCTTTTTAGGCAGCGGATTACCCCAAAATAGTCAAATCTGGTCAAAAGCCGGTTGGACAAGTTCTGTGCGCCATGATGCGGCTTATATTGAATTACCAGATCAGCGTCCTTATTTGTTAGTAGTTTTTACGGAAGGGAAAGAGCAAGCTAAGAGTCGGGAAATTTTACCCTTTGTTTCGGGAAAAATTGCGGAAGCGGTTAGCAATTTATAA
- a CDS encoding ATP-binding protein, protein MKLDLTRFYQACNPNKTLDQSKAEDRQYYIDFSDVRGAEIIRELKRTITLLSPESPTCQLFTGHIGCGKSTELLRLKAELQDQGFHVVYFESSQSLDLADIDITDILLAIAREVSQSLEAAEIKLKPGYFQNLFTEIAELLQTPLDIGVEAELSVGIGKITAKTKDSPKLRSQLRQYLEPRTNGILESINKELLIPAKERLKKQGKQGLVVIIDNLDRVDNALKPNGQYQPEYLFVERGEQLNKLNCHVVYTIPLVLIFSNALGRLTNRFGVDPKVLPMVAIKQRNGKDYQAGITLLQQMVMARAFPGVSDEENQSLITRIFDSPETLERLCKVSGGHLRNLLMLLFRCLQIEDTPISKKCVESVIKKRCNELSLAITDDEWELLKEVQKTKTYRGEDKYDILLRSMFVFEYRDDEGSWFDINPILIESKELM, encoded by the coding sequence ATGAAACTGGATTTAACGAGGTTTTATCAAGCTTGTAACCCTAATAAAACTCTTGATCAAAGCAAAGCTGAAGATAGACAATACTATATTGATTTTTCCGACGTGCGGGGTGCAGAAATAATTAGAGAATTAAAACGAACTATTACTCTGCTTTCTCCAGAATCACCAACTTGTCAATTATTTACAGGACATATTGGTTGCGGTAAGTCTACAGAATTGCTAAGATTAAAAGCAGAATTACAAGACCAGGGATTTCATGTAGTTTATTTTGAATCTAGTCAAAGTTTAGATTTAGCTGATATTGATATTACAGATATTTTGTTAGCAATAGCTAGAGAAGTTAGTCAAAGTTTAGAAGCAGCAGAAATTAAACTCAAACCAGGATATTTTCAAAATCTATTTACCGAAATAGCTGAACTTTTACAAACCCCTCTAGATATTGGTGTGGAAGCGGAATTATCTGTGGGTATTGGCAAAATTACCGCCAAAACTAAAGATAGTCCTAAACTGCGTAGTCAATTACGACAATATTTAGAACCCCGCACCAATGGCATTTTAGAATCAATTAACAAAGAATTACTCATACCTGCAAAAGAAAGACTGAAAAAACAAGGTAAACAAGGTTTAGTAGTTATTATTGATAACCTCGACAGGGTAGATAATGCACTAAAACCAAATGGTCAATATCAACCAGAGTATTTATTTGTAGAACGGGGTGAACAGTTAAATAAATTAAACTGTCATGTTGTTTATACAATTCCCCTAGTTCTGATATTTTCTAACGCTTTAGGTAGATTAACAAATCGCTTTGGAGTAGATCCTAAAGTGTTACCAATGGTAGCGATTAAACAGAGGAATGGTAAAGATTACCAAGCAGGAATTACACTTCTACAACAAATGGTAATGGCCAGGGCTTTTCCTGGGGTAAGTGATGAAGAAAATCAAAGTTTAATTACCAGAATTTTTGATAGTCCGGAGACATTAGAAAGACTTTGTAAAGTTAGCGGTGGTCATTTGCGTAACTTGTTAATGTTATTATTTCGCTGTTTGCAAATAGAAGATACACCAATTTCTAAAAAATGTGTAGAAAGCGTTATCAAAAAACGTTGTAATGAGTTAAGTTTAGCAATTACAGATGATGAATGGGAGTTACTAAAGGAAGTACAGAAAACCAAAACCTATAGAGGTGAAGACAAATATGATATCCTACTTCGTAGTATGTTTGTTTTTGAATATCGAGATGATGAAGGTTCTTGGTTTGATATTAATCCCATTTTGATAGAATCAAAGGAATTAATGTAA